In a genomic window of Halalkalicoccus sp. CG83:
- a CDS encoding replication factor A (Replication protein A protects and stabilize the intermediate ssDNA that is generated by the unwinding action of a DNA helicase at the replication fork. In addition, SSBs prevent the formation of secondary structures by single-stranded template DNA.), whose translation MTDLRQEAEAIADQFSEHLDVDVDEVEARLDTLVSEYKIPAEEARRSVTNHYLDEADMDRDELGRGGNAEVELAEIDAAEQWVDLTAKVIDLWEPRSDSIAQVGLLGDPSGRMKFTKWAKSELPELEEGSVYRLENVVTDEYQGQYSVKLNRTTTITELDEELEVGDDTTEIEGALVDIQSGSGLIKRCPEEGCTRVLQNGRCSEHGEVDGEFDLRIKGVLDDGREVQEVIFNQEATEDVAGIDLAEAKQMAMDALDTTVVADEIRAKILGQYYRVTGPTFGRYVLADEVEELGGPADAEETLIKARSI comes from the coding sequence ATGACAGACCTGCGACAAGAAGCGGAAGCGATAGCGGACCAGTTCTCGGAGCACCTCGACGTCGACGTCGACGAGGTCGAAGCTCGACTCGACACCCTCGTTAGCGAGTACAAGATCCCCGCCGAGGAGGCCCGACGAAGCGTAACGAACCACTACCTCGACGAGGCCGACATGGACCGTGACGAGCTCGGCCGCGGTGGGAACGCCGAGGTCGAGCTCGCCGAGATCGACGCTGCCGAACAGTGGGTCGACCTGACGGCGAAGGTGATCGACCTCTGGGAGCCACGCAGCGACTCGATCGCCCAGGTAGGCCTGCTCGGCGACCCCTCGGGGCGGATGAAGTTCACCAAGTGGGCGAAATCGGAGCTGCCGGAGCTCGAGGAGGGCTCGGTCTACCGGCTCGAGAACGTCGTCACGGACGAGTACCAGGGTCAGTACTCGGTGAAGCTCAACCGAACGACGACCATCACCGAACTCGACGAGGAACTCGAGGTCGGCGACGACACGACGGAGATCGAGGGCGCGCTCGTCGACATCCAGTCCGGATCCGGACTGATCAAGCGCTGTCCCGAGGAGGGCTGTACGCGCGTCCTCCAGAACGGCCGGTGCTCGGAACACGGCGAGGTCGACGGCGAGTTCGACCTGCGGATCAAGGGCGTGCTCGACGACGGCCGTGAGGTCCAGGAGGTCATCTTCAATCAGGAGGCGACCGAGGACGTCGCCGGAATCGACCTCGCGGAGGCCAAACAGATGGCAATGGACGCGCTCGATACGACGGTCGTCGCCGACGAGATCCGTGCGAAGATCCTCGGTCAGTACTACCGCGTGACCGGACCGACGTTCGGCCGCTACGTGCTCGCCGACGAGGTCGAGGAACTCGGCGGACCGGCGGATGCGGAGGAGACGCTGATCAAAGCGAGGTCGATCTAA
- a CDS encoding superoxide dismutase, protein MSRDIPIIELDRRRVLQGLGLAGAGALAGAGVQGVGASGDEKEPGSDAGLDGSYEAGEYTLPDLPYAYDALEPTIDARIMELHHSAHHRGYVDGTNDALERLQGLRESDDFEGIKRAKRDLSFNLSGHVNHSIFWRNMSPDGGGDPQGTLCQRLIEEFGSVERFREEFSEAAKAVESNGWAWLFYEPVADQLIVGQVESQNRLAHQNATPLLGLDVWEHAYYLQYENRRGEYVDAWWDVVDWDDVAARFKAAKAYW, encoded by the coding sequence ATGAGCCGGGACATCCCGATCATCGAACTCGACCGACGCCGGGTCCTGCAGGGGCTCGGCCTCGCCGGCGCCGGCGCGCTCGCAGGTGCGGGCGTTCAGGGCGTCGGCGCGAGCGGGGACGAGAAGGAACCGGGGTCGGACGCCGGCCTCGATGGGTCGTACGAGGCGGGCGAGTACACGCTTCCCGACCTGCCGTACGCGTACGACGCGCTCGAACCGACGATCGACGCCCGGATCATGGAACTGCACCACTCGGCGCACCACCGGGGCTACGTCGACGGGACGAACGACGCCCTCGAACGGCTCCAGGGGCTGCGCGAATCCGACGATTTCGAGGGGATCAAACGTGCGAAGCGCGACCTCTCGTTCAATCTCTCGGGTCACGTCAACCACTCGATCTTCTGGCGGAACATGAGTCCCGACGGCGGCGGCGATCCTCAAGGAACGCTCTGCCAGCGGTTGATCGAGGAGTTCGGTTCGGTCGAGCGGTTTCGCGAGGAGTTCAGCGAGGCGGCCAAGGCCGTCGAGAGCAACGGCTGGGCCTGGCTGTTCTACGAACCGGTGGCCGATCAGCTGATCGTCGGCCAGGTCGAGAGCCAGAACCGCCTCGCTCACCAGAACGCAACGCCGCTGCTGGGGCTCGACGTCTGGGAGCACGCCTACTACCTCCAGTACGAGAACCGACGGGGGGAATACGTCGACGCCTGGTGGGACGTCGTCGACTGGGACGACGTCGCCGCGCGCTTCAAGGCCGCGAAGGCGTACTGGTAA
- a CDS encoding superoxide dismutase — MVYELPDLPYAYDALEPTIDARIMELHHSAHHQGYVDGANAALDELEGMRESGDFEGIKHAKRDLSFNLSGHVNHSIFWQNMSPDGGGEPGGELADAIAEGFGSFDDFRSEFGEAAKAVESNGWAWLFYEPVGDRLIVGQVESQNRLAHQGATPLLGLDVWEHAYYLQYENERGEYVESWWDVVDWDDVSARYDEARARVEDDHGDSDERDE; from the coding sequence ATGGTCTACGAACTACCCGACCTGCCGTACGCGTACGACGCGCTCGAACCGACGATCGACGCCCGCATCATGGAACTGCACCACTCGGCGCACCACCAGGGCTACGTCGACGGCGCCAACGCCGCCCTCGACGAGCTGGAAGGGATGCGTGAGTCGGGTGATTTCGAGGGGATCAAGCACGCCAAGCGCGATCTCTCGTTCAACCTCTCGGGTCACGTGAACCACTCGATCTTCTGGCAGAACATGAGTCCCGACGGCGGCGGCGAACCCGGCGGCGAGCTCGCGGACGCGATCGCTGAGGGGTTCGGCTCGTTCGACGACTTCCGAAGCGAGTTCGGCGAGGCGGCTAAGGCCGTCGAGAGCAACGGCTGGGCCTGGCTGTTCTACGAGCCCGTCGGCGACCGACTCATCGTCGGCCAGGTCGAGAGCCAGAACCGCCTCGCCCATCAGGGTGCGACGCCGCTGCTGGGGCTCGACGTCTGGGAACACGCCTACTACCTCCAGTACGAGAACGAACGCGGCGAGTACGTCGAGTCGTGGTGGGACGTCGTCGACTGGGACGACGTGAGCGCGCGCTACGACGAGGCCCGAGCCCGCGTCGAGGACGACCACGGAGACTCAGACGAACGGGACGAGTGA
- a CDS encoding DUF7091 family protein, with protein MVDRRRVNRFLRSKIREAGRQYERARGSSRNGRGADREGPPRDESGRVRIVCRRYAEKRAVMLDEEDRPACFDADHPDCEGCVEDLHADTIETW; from the coding sequence ATGGTCGATCGGCGACGCGTGAACCGGTTTCTGCGCTCGAAGATCCGGGAGGCGGGTCGGCAGTACGAGCGGGCCCGTGGCTCCTCTCGGAACGGTCGTGGCGCCGACCGCGAGGGACCTCCACGTGATGAGTCCGGTCGCGTGAGGATCGTCTGCCGGCGCTACGCGGAGAAACGCGCCGTTATGCTCGACGAGGAGGACCGCCCGGCCTGTTTCGATGCCGATCACCCCGATTGTGAGGGTTGCGTCGAGGACCTCCACGCCGACACGATCGAGACCTGGTAG
- a CDS encoding Tfx family DNA-binding protein, translating to MDDPSADDLDAESILEKVGFEAETNVLTRRQAEVLALRERGVAQTTIATRLGTSRANVSSIEASARTNVEKARETVAFAEALDAPVRVEVEAGTDLYDIPSRVYAACDDAGVKVNQTAPELMKSVSDAAGDAISGRAVKRDLLVGVTVDGSVQVRRSRVE from the coding sequence ATGGACGACCCGAGCGCCGACGACCTCGACGCCGAATCGATCCTCGAGAAGGTCGGCTTCGAGGCGGAGACGAACGTCCTGACCCGCCGACAGGCGGAGGTGCTCGCGCTGCGGGAGCGTGGCGTCGCACAGACGACCATCGCCACCCGGCTCGGCACGTCCCGGGCGAACGTCTCGAGCATCGAAGCAAGCGCACGCACGAACGTCGAGAAGGCGCGGGAGACGGTCGCGTTCGCCGAGGCGCTCGACGCACCCGTCCGCGTGGAGGTCGAGGCGGGCACCGATCTCTACGACATCCCATCAAGAGTGTACGCGGCCTGCGACGACGCGGGCGTGAAGGTGAACCAGACCGCGCCCGAACTGATGAAGTCGGTCAGCGACGCCGCCGGCGACGCGATCAGCGGGCGCGCGGTCAAGCGCGACCTGCTCGTCGGCGTCACCGTCGACGGGAGCGTCCAGGTCCGCCGCTCGAGGGTCGAGTAG
- a CDS encoding TRAM domain-containing protein: protein MSDCPLADECPSYSERISGMGCQHYGDRGGAEWCNHYSQPIRDLKGQPVQPGEEVVVDVTDIHESGAGVGRTDDGFIVLVDGILPDARARVKISQVRSNHARADELERLPMDEADDETSDEEVEGTEDDGDDESNEQPSRPARERLGSRDNFWGS, encoded by the coding sequence ATGTCGGACTGTCCACTCGCGGACGAGTGCCCGAGCTACTCCGAGCGGATCTCGGGCATGGGGTGTCAACACTACGGGGATCGGGGGGGTGCCGAGTGGTGCAACCACTACAGCCAGCCGATCCGCGATCTCAAGGGACAGCCGGTCCAGCCGGGCGAGGAGGTCGTCGTCGACGTCACCGACATCCACGAGAGCGGCGCCGGAGTCGGACGGACCGACGACGGCTTCATCGTGCTGGTCGACGGCATCCTGCCCGACGCCCGCGCCCGCGTGAAGATCTCGCAAGTTCGATCGAACCACGCCCGTGCGGACGAACTCGAACGTCTGCCGATGGACGAGGCGGACGACGAGACGTCGGACGAGGAGGTCGAGGGAACCGAGGACGACGGGGACGACGAGTCGAACGAGCAGCCGAGCCGGCCGGCCCGCGAGCGACTGGGCAGTCGCGACAACTTCTGGGGCTCGTAG
- a CDS encoding radical SAM protein has protein sequence MISKGCEQCAKGGKMVLFVYGYCDQRDCFYCPLGENRKNVTQVYANERPVETDDDVLEEARRMEALGTSITGGEPQEAMNRTCRYLRLLKEEFGDDHHTHLYTGITGGRENMRRLSEAGLDEIRFHPPFEQWGELHGTEWEEILYVAREEGLTPAFEIPGIRSESEFLDFLDEGAAEFCNVNQFEMSDGNYRRMQEEGYELEDGHMSAVEGSKAILEEMGDHPKVYFCTSVFKDAAQHRNRLKRMARTVRREFDEITDDGTLVYGKTREPETRLRELGVPEEFYTAKSEHVELAWWLLEEMVEEGDVANGEIVEQYPTYDGTVVERTPLA, from the coding sequence ATGATCTCGAAGGGCTGTGAGCAGTGCGCCAAGGGCGGCAAGATGGTACTGTTCGTCTACGGCTACTGCGACCAGCGCGACTGCTTCTACTGTCCCCTGGGGGAGAACCGCAAGAACGTCACCCAGGTGTACGCGAACGAGCGGCCCGTCGAGACCGACGATGACGTCCTCGAGGAGGCGAGACGGATGGAGGCGCTCGGGACCTCGATCACGGGAGGCGAGCCCCAGGAGGCGATGAACCGGACCTGCCGGTATCTCCGCCTGCTGAAGGAGGAGTTCGGCGACGACCACCACACCCACCTCTACACCGGAATCACCGGCGGCCGTGAGAACATGCGCCGGCTCTCGGAGGCGGGTCTCGACGAGATCCGCTTCCACCCGCCGTTCGAGCAGTGGGGCGAACTCCACGGTACCGAGTGGGAGGAGATCCTCTACGTCGCCCGCGAGGAGGGACTGACGCCGGCGTTCGAGATCCCCGGGATCCGTTCCGAGAGCGAGTTCCTCGACTTCCTCGACGAGGGGGCTGCCGAGTTCTGTAACGTCAACCAGTTCGAGATGAGCGACGGCAACTACCGCCGGATGCAGGAGGAGGGCTACGAGCTCGAGGACGGCCACATGAGCGCTGTCGAGGGCTCGAAGGCGATCCTCGAGGAGATGGGCGATCACCCGAAGGTCTACTTCTGTACGAGCGTGTTCAAGGACGCAGCCCAGCACCGAAACCGGCTCAAGCGGATGGCCCGAACCGTCAGACGAGAGTTCGACGAGATCACCGACGACGGCACGCTCGTCTACGGGAAGACCCGCGAACCCGAGACGCGGCTTCGCGAACTCGGCGTCCCCGAGGAGTTCTACACGGCGAAGTCCGAGCACGTCGAACTGGCGTGGTGGCTCCTCGAGGAGATGGTCGAGGAGGGCGACGTCGCGAACGGCGAGATCGTCGAGCAGTATCCGACCTACGACGGTACCGTCGTCGAACGAACGCCGCTGGCATGA
- a CDS encoding DUF373 family protein, giving the protein MLLVLCVDLDDDVGRKTDFETPVVGRGNVEAAAVALATADPEDSDVNVLFQGVHLHDDLAGEGETVEVAAITGNEKADVSANREVGAELDRVLAGLATGESVSAIVVTDGAQDESVVPVIRSRVPVDGVRRVVVRQAQDLESMYYTIKQVLNDPETRGTILVPLGILLLIYPLVAVANLLGLPGSVFGMLSALLGLYVLFRGLGLEETVDEYAERGRQLLYTGRVTLITYVVAAALLFIGGVGGIEAVEEVRTEMDPSALEIIAALVYGAVQWFAAAGITSSLGQITDEYLADRFEWRYLNAPFYVVSIAVVLYAVSAFVLGYQTLPYVAVALTVGTLLGLVSTLTFAIAESRFERRAEPT; this is encoded by the coding sequence ATGTTGCTGGTGTTGTGCGTCGACCTCGACGACGACGTCGGCCGCAAGACCGACTTCGAGACGCCGGTGGTCGGTCGCGGAAACGTCGAGGCGGCCGCCGTCGCGCTCGCGACCGCGGATCCCGAGGATTCGGACGTGAACGTCCTCTTTCAGGGCGTCCACCTCCACGACGACCTCGCCGGCGAGGGCGAGACCGTCGAGGTCGCCGCCATCACCGGCAACGAGAAGGCCGACGTGAGCGCCAACCGGGAGGTCGGCGCGGAGCTCGATCGCGTGCTCGCCGGCCTCGCGACCGGCGAGTCGGTCTCAGCGATCGTCGTCACCGACGGCGCGCAGGACGAGAGCGTCGTCCCCGTGATCCGCTCGCGGGTGCCCGTCGACGGCGTCCGGCGGGTGGTCGTCCGCCAGGCACAGGACCTCGAGTCGATGTACTACACGATCAAGCAGGTACTGAACGACCCCGAGACGCGGGGGACGATACTCGTTCCCCTGGGAATCCTGCTGTTGATCTACCCCCTCGTCGCCGTCGCGAACCTACTCGGTCTTCCGGGAAGCGTCTTCGGGATGCTCTCGGCGCTCCTCGGTCTCTACGTCCTCTTCCGGGGGCTCGGTCTCGAGGAGACCGTCGACGAGTACGCCGAACGCGGCCGACAGCTGCTCTACACCGGCCGAGTGACGCTCATCACCTACGTCGTCGCCGCCGCCCTGCTTTTCATCGGCGGTGTCGGCGGGATCGAGGCCGTCGAGGAGGTGCGAACGGAGATGGATCCGAGCGCGCTCGAGATCATCGCGGCGCTCGTCTACGGCGCAGTCCAGTGGTTCGCCGCCGCCGGGATCACCTCTAGCCTCGGCCAGATAACCGACGAGTACCTCGCCGATCGCTTCGAGTGGCGCTATCTCAACGCGCCGTTCTACGTCGTCTCGATCGCGGTCGTCCTCTACGCGGTGAGCGCGTTCGTCCTCGGCTACCAGACGCTGCCGTACGTCGCCGTCGCGCTCACCGTCGGCACGCTGCTCGGGCTGGTGAGCACGCTCACATTCGCCATCGCGGAGTCGCGCTTCGAGCGCCGAGCGGAGCCGACGTGA
- a CDS encoding polyprenyl synthetase family protein, with the protein MEYLERRRGLVDDRLEAVLDELEPDRLAEEVRHTALSGGKRVRPTITVLVCEAIGGEPEDAVDFGVGIELVHNASLVVDDVIDRSAMRRGVGSAWATFGYGPAIIDSDAQLGEAFALFSADPRAMQTVTEAMVELGEGEATELVAQPETEGEYMELARRKTGALFRAAAELGAIAADADGVIVEAVGEYAERVGIAFQIRDDVLDATADSEELGKPTGQDDEMDRPSLLQVTDLSPEEANERAHEESDAALDALSRIDVEDEQAYEYLRDLAEFVVIRER; encoded by the coding sequence ATGGAGTATCTCGAGCGTCGTCGGGGGCTCGTCGACGACCGGCTGGAGGCCGTCCTCGACGAGCTCGAGCCGGATCGACTGGCCGAGGAGGTGCGCCACACCGCCCTCTCGGGGGGCAAGCGGGTGCGACCGACGATCACGGTGCTGGTCTGTGAGGCGATCGGCGGCGAACCCGAGGACGCCGTCGACTTCGGCGTCGGGATCGAACTGGTCCACAACGCCTCGCTGGTGGTCGACGACGTCATCGACCGCTCGGCGATGCGCCGGGGCGTCGGGAGCGCGTGGGCGACGTTCGGCTACGGGCCGGCGATCATCGACAGCGACGCCCAGCTCGGCGAGGCGTTCGCGCTCTTCTCGGCGGATCCGCGCGCGATGCAGACGGTCACCGAGGCGATGGTCGAGCTCGGCGAGGGCGAGGCGACCGAGCTGGTCGCCCAGCCGGAGACGGAGGGCGAGTACATGGAGCTCGCCCGGCGCAAGACCGGCGCGCTGTTTCGTGCCGCGGCGGAGCTGGGCGCGATCGCCGCCGACGCCGATGGGGTGATCGTCGAGGCCGTCGGCGAGTACGCCGAGCGGGTCGGTATCGCCTTCCAGATCCGCGACGACGTGCTCGACGCGACGGCGGACTCCGAGGAGCTCGGCAAACCGACGGGCCAGGACGACGAGATGGATCGACCCTCGCTGTTGCAGGTGACCGACCTCAGCCCCGAGGAGGCGAACGAACGCGCGCACGAGGAGAGCGATGCCGCGCTGGACGCGCTCTCCCGGATCGACGTCGAGGACGAGCAGGCGTACGAGTACCTCCGAGATCTCGCCGAGTTCGTCGTCATCCGAGAACGGTAG
- a CDS encoding YqjF family protein — protein MAVSLPLAFGWGHLLFANWPIDADRLDSHLPDALSVQTYDGVGWLTVVPFVNVDTRPRGLPAWTAFDVPELNLRTYVTHEGEPGVYFFSLDARSVATVLSARLFHRLPYYYARMDWRWTGERVEFASRRFHPGDRPARFEATYGPAGDPFTPEPGSRAAFLTERRRLYTQGTDGTVRHTDIDHEPWTLHPATTSIAENTLLEASGFDRPNVDPVCYYSPGLDVVTARSKRRGRSDGVLGRVAAARDRIGTRR, from the coding sequence ATGGCCGTATCCCTCCCGCTCGCGTTCGGGTGGGGACATCTCCTGTTCGCGAACTGGCCGATCGACGCCGACCGCCTCGATTCACACCTCCCCGACGCGTTGTCCGTCCAGACGTACGACGGCGTCGGCTGGCTGACCGTCGTCCCCTTCGTCAACGTCGACACCCGCCCCCGCGGGCTCCCCGCGTGGACCGCGTTCGACGTCCCCGAACTCAACCTGCGGACGTACGTCACCCACGAGGGCGAACCCGGGGTCTACTTCTTCAGTCTCGACGCACGGAGCGTCGCGACCGTCCTCAGCGCGCGTCTGTTCCATCGACTCCCGTACTACTACGCCCGGATGGACTGGCGGTGGACGGGCGAGCGCGTCGAGTTCGCGAGCCGACGGTTCCACCCCGGCGACCGTCCGGCGCGCTTCGAGGCGACCTACGGACCGGCCGGCGACCCCTTCACGCCCGAACCCGGCTCGCGCGCCGCGTTCCTCACCGAGCGCCGGCGCCTCTACACCCAGGGGACCGACGGTACCGTCCGCCACACCGATATCGATCACGAGCCGTGGACGCTCCATCCGGCGACGACGTCGATTGCCGAGAACACGCTCCTCGAGGCCAGCGGGTTCGACCGTCCGAACGTCGATCCCGTCTGTTACTACAGCCCCGGCCTCGACGTCGTCACGGCCCGAAGCAAGCGCCGGGGACGAAGCGACGGGGTTCTGGGCCGGGTGGCCGCGGCCCGCGATCGGATCGGCACCCGGCGGTGA
- a CDS encoding alpha/beta fold hydrolase produces MARGESGWLLDEFPYVRLGDGSRPLVVLPGATDPLFDGNYPRLAVHLLGRYYHRFTDDYTVYVISRPRGLEAGKTIRDMADDYARVLEEEIGTAAVWGLSMGGCIAQQLAVEHPTLVDELVLGVTGTRIAEGARERVDEMRRRAYDHDWQAIRAAIAAGMFSDWRRMVYPSMTASVGRFTLPTPAVPSDAWISIEALLDYDGRRSVGGIRAPTLVIGGENDPFFPPAILEETAEAIPDAELHVIQGARHGAFHTHKPTFERRILAFLDGR; encoded by the coding sequence ATGGCTCGGGGAGAGTCGGGATGGCTTCTAGACGAGTTCCCGTACGTTCGCCTGGGTGACGGCTCCCGGCCGCTCGTCGTCCTGCCCGGCGCGACCGATCCGCTGTTTGACGGGAACTACCCACGGCTCGCCGTCCACCTCCTCGGGCGGTACTACCATCGGTTCACCGACGACTACACCGTCTACGTGATCAGCCGACCCCGCGGACTCGAGGCGGGGAAGACGATCCGGGACATGGCCGACGACTACGCACGCGTTCTCGAGGAGGAAATCGGGACGGCAGCGGTCTGGGGCCTCTCGATGGGTGGTTGCATCGCCCAGCAGCTCGCGGTCGAACACCCCACCCTCGTCGACGAACTCGTCCTCGGGGTCACGGGGACCCGGATCGCGGAGGGCGCTCGCGAACGCGTCGACGAGATGCGACGGCGCGCGTACGATCACGACTGGCAGGCGATCCGCGCGGCCATCGCCGCCGGAATGTTCAGCGACTGGCGACGGATGGTCTATCCGTCGATGACGGCATCGGTCGGTCGGTTCACGTTGCCGACGCCGGCAGTCCCCTCGGACGCCTGGATCTCGATCGAGGCGCTGCTCGACTACGACGGTCGACGAAGCGTCGGCGGGATCCGCGCGCCGACGCTCGTCATCGGCGGCGAGAACGACCCGTTCTTCCCGCCCGCGATCCTCGAGGAGACGGCCGAGGCGATTCCGGACGCGGAGCTTCACGTGATTCAGGGGGCCAGACACGGCGCGTTCCACACCCACAAGCCGACGTTCGAGCGGCGGATATTGGCGTTTCTCGACGGTCGGTGA